Proteins found in one Zea mays cultivar B73 chromosome 1, Zm-B73-REFERENCE-NAM-5.0, whole genome shotgun sequence genomic segment:
- the LOC103644641 gene encoding cyclin-dependent kinase inhibitor 1C produces the protein MERKGGCCLAPRYAATAAAQQAGAAWQMGRIMLKFRPIAPKPAAMAPAPAPAPVTGPAVSAGKGKRKAACGGGGRRGRKPKKAAKVAMVTAAPAATAAAQDVGDCRKHCDKEKSSSSPSSSSSGTSSVDSSPPPRPQQRQLATLPLMPETAADKAVACPAVPLMPETSC, from the exons ATGGAGAGGAAGGGAGGGTGCTGCCTCGCCCCGAGGTACGCCGCCACCGCGGCCGCGCAGCAGGCAGGCGCGGCCTGGCAGATGGGGAGGATCATGCTCAAGTTCCGCCCGATTGCTCCTAAgccggcggccatggcgcccgcgcCGGCACCGGCTCCGGTGACGGGACCGGCCGTGAGTGCCGGGAAAGGGAAGCGAAAGGCCGCGTGCGGAGGCGGCGGGAGGAGGGGCCGGAAGCCCAAGAAGGCGGCCAAAGTTGCGATGGTGACTGCAGCGCctgcggcgacggcggcggcgcaagATGTGGGCGACTGCCGGAAGCACTGCGACAAGGAGAAGTCGTCTTCGTCGCCGTCCTCGTCCTCGTCGGGGACGTCATCCGTGGACTCGTCGCCGCCACCCCGGCCGCAGCAGCGCCAGCTCGCAACGCTGCCGCTCATGCCCGAGACGGCGGCGGATAAGGCCGTTGCTTGTCCA GCCGTGCCGCTCATGCCCGAAACTTCTTGTTGA